Genomic DNA from Setaria italica strain Yugu1 chromosome V, Setaria_italica_v2.0, whole genome shotgun sequence:
CGGCCCTTCTCTTTTTGAGTTTTTGCAGCCAATGCAGTGCAAGCGACGACAGTGCGATCGCAGTCCGGTCTAATTTTCCCTTGACATTTTGACAGCATATATTCGGACGCCACTCTTGAAGACAACAGGCATGGCAATAGGACCTCACTGATAAGAATGTGTATCGTTCAGGAACACCCGCACAAACAAGATTCGGAGATTTTGTGCCGGTGTGAGAAGTCACAGCCATGGCACTCTCCAGTGGCGTCGCATCAAGGATGATCAGGCTGAAGCCGGCAAGCTTGACTTGGAATCTCTCGTCCTCTCCGAGCAATTCATCACCCAACCAGATTCGCTGGTCGTGCTCCATTCCCTTTCCAGGCTCTAGAaatttccaaaaaagaaaataaaagaaaagggggtgcTCATAGCTACCGGATGGCAGTGCGCTTTAGCTCTGCCTATCTCATTTGCTTCGTGATGGTCGCTGCTGCTGCATGATTCGTGCCTTTTCTGACGCAAGATGAAGAGGCACTTTGAGCGGTTGGTCAGTGAGTTGTTTAACGATTCCGAAGCCTCAGACAGTATGAGTATGGGATTGGGATTCAATAAGGAATATCCCGAGATGATTAAGGCTATCGGTGGATCATGACTCATCTGCTTTTGGTTTTGTGCAAGCATCTGGAACAAAAGTTTTCAAAGACACTCATTCGATCTTAGCTGCAGTGCCCGGGTGCTGCTGTCTGCATCGTGTTATATTTTTGTGCAACTGTTATGGCCCATAAGCCTATTAAATCTATATTATGGGCTCGATTTAGTGACCTCGTTAACAGGCTCGAGGAGTGTCGATGAATTGGGCCCTGCCAGCTTAGTTAGGAGGACTTGCGGCCCTGGGCCGTCGCAAGCAATCCATCCCCTAGAATGGaaaaaataatttgtttttGCATTTCTATTTCTATTCTATTTACCGGGCGCTCATTTCAACCTGATCGTCTGATCGATCCCTTTGAACTCGTATAAACCTGTGAATCATTGAGTGGCCAGGCTCCATTGTCCATCTCAAAACATCGAACGCCACCAAGAACGGGTGGAGAAAGCAACCACTGCTTTGGAGCTCCTTCGTTCTCCGCCCATCGAATTTTGCAGAGCACAGCAGAGCTGTCTCGATCTTATCTTTGGCTGCGAGGCCGGGGACAGCAGCCGATCCTCTCGCCTCCGACGCGGCTTCCGTCACTTCATCTTCACGTGCTGGTCTGCTGACGCAATCGGTATCGAGATCACCGGCTGGCCACTTGCCCGCAACAAACCAAAACCAACACGCGCATctctgatctctctctctctctctcgttccATCTCGCTATCTGATCTGATCGTTTTCCTCAGATTTTTTTAGCGAAAACGTCCCTCGCAAATATTATCATCCGCgagcaaacaaagaaaaataaaatggtCCAATCGTGAATAAGGAAAAATGAGGGTATAATTGCACGGTAGCATAACAATAAATGGATCAATCATGCGAGAGCCCccctcttcctccgccgcctcctctcccctgCGTGACGTGACGTGACCGAGCCGCGCCTACCCCCGGCcggacgccgcgcgccgccgctcgaaTCGATGGACGCCGaggccggcgtcgtcggcgccgacCAGCTGCCGGTAGGGGACGCCTCTCATTGCCCGTGATGTAGCTCTTCATAACCTTCGCGCTGTCGCTTGCCTGTTGTTGTTGGTGCTGGTTGGGCTGGGCATGAATCGGAGCTCGCCTGGTGGTTTGGTTGCGGTTGGGATTTCCTTGGAGGGGTGAGATTTAGGGGATTCGGTGGGGGATCGGAATCAGGGATTGCGCGCCTTCTACGGAAGATCTCTCTCCGATTCATTCCTCCCCGGGGTTCGAATCTGAAGGCCACTTTCGACTCTTGGTGAATTTCCCTCCGCCACAAATTCGGTTTCGGCGTTTCGGTCCTGTTGCGGCGACAATGATGGAGCAGGAACGTAGCCAGCTTTCACGATTTGAATCGGGGATCACTCATGTTAAGTTTCAATAGATGGCCATATTTACATAAACAATTCTCTTAGCTGCATGTATATGAATCACTCTCCTTGTTCATTTTTCGGTTACATGTTGATTAATGAATGTTTTGATACTTTAGAGCACTGCTTTCGAATGTGTGCAGAATTATTCCGCCCCACTGCAAAGTTAGTTTCTAACAACGGTAGCTGTTCTGCAATGCATTTTCAGCGGAGGCAGTACTACATGAATCTATTACTTCTAGCTTACCAGAGCTTTGGTGTTGTTTATGGGGACCTAAGCACATCACCTCTCTACGTTTATAAAAGTACATTCTCTGGAAAGCTCCGCCAATACCAAGATGAAGAGACAGTATTCGGTGTACTCTCCCTCATATTTTGGACATTCACTCTTATTCCTTTGCTGAAGTATGTCACTATTGTCTTGAGTGCTGATGATAATGGCGAAGGTGCGTATAAATCCCTTGCTAAACAAACTCTCTATCTTTTTATGTCTGGCATTACTTTTCTTGGAAATGAAATGTCTGGAATTACTTTGTTgtagttcaacaagtatatggttTATAGTTGACTAGCAACATTATGTTAGCAAGGCTAAGATTATATTATCATCCAGATAAAGTGTTCCAGAAAATCTTTTCATACTTTCTTATGAAACAAGGCTTTTTTTGGTAGTTTTATCTTTGGTCACTTGACGACAAACAAATAATCACTTTTGTAGGTGGACCATTTGCATTGTATTCACTGCTTTGCAGGCATGCAAAACTTAGCTTGCTTCCAAATCAACAAGCAGCCGATGAGGAACTATCTTCATACTACAGAAATGGGTTTGCTCCTCGCAATGGATCTGCACCTTGGCTAAGAAGGTTTCTAGAGAAGCACAAAAAAGTGAGAACTGTGCTGCTTCTCGTAGTTTTGTGTGGTGCTAGCATGGTGATCGGTGATGGTGTTCTTACCCCAGCAATATCAGGTGGATACTCTAATCTATTTCATTACCACTCATGCTGTGCAAAAGTGCAATTATCAACCTTATCTGTATATTTATCATGCTTCATTCTGCTTGCTCATTCCTTGCAGTCCTGTCATCTATGTCCGGATTACAAGTTCGAGCTACTGGTTTAGAGCACCGTAAGTAACAATCATCTCTGTGAATTCATAACTCCTTGATGCAACAATATAAAACTCACATGTGGATGTGGCTGTTGTGGTAGTACTAGCGGCTGCAAATTTTACAGCATGATGTAAATTTCCTTCATAAAtaaagattaaatttaaaagaCCTATACTTAGGTGCTCAAAATTATCACAAAACTGCACTTCTTAGAACCCTTATCATAGAACTACGCATATTTTGGACATATTATCATAGAACATGAGTGGATGAACTAAAAGTCACATACCTCTTGTCCCCTCTATATCTCTGTGGCTTTTTCCAAAGATTACCTTTTATTATCGCATATATTGAGATTCTCTGCCATGCTTTTCTGAAACACCAATTTACTTCAAAATTTGATCCTACTGTGCTTCACATGCAATCTGTTTCCTATCCAGGTTCTGTAGTTCTCCTTTCGTGCATTGTATTGGTTGGTCTATTTGCCTTGCAACACCGAGGTACTCAGAAGGTTGCATTCATGTTTGCACCAATTGTCATCATCTGGCTGTTTTCCATTGGTGGAATTGGTTTATACAACATACTTCATTGGAACCCAAATATATATCAAGCTCTCTCTCCATATTATATGGTTAAGTTTTTTAGGAAGACTGGTAAAGATGGCTGGATTTCTTTAGGAGGGATTCTTCTTTCAATGACAGGTTAGTTACTACCAACCCTACAGTGGGGTGGTGTATCATGTTTGTCTTTAATGTTTTTTGTAACCTGGATGACAGTTAGGAATTAATCCCCAGCTCTACTTTCCACTTTTCAGGCAGTGAAGCAATGTTTGCTGACCTTGGCCACTTTACGAGTGCATCTGTCAGGGTAAgttgaaatgttgaattagtaTGATCCTCTGCCTGTTACTCTTTCCACTGGAAAACATACATACCTTTTTCTGGATATTTTTTTGTTCTGTAATTCTATTTGGTGGTGAAGTGTTCTGTTGCATGGTGAAGCAGACATGAAAAATAATCCAGATAATCTATATGTTTCATTGTAAGAACAGCAGCAAAGTTAATGTACAAAACAAAGTATATGTGAAACAAATATGTTCAATAGGCTCATTTGAAATGGATATAACCTGCATATTTGAGACATATGAGAAACCCAAAAGGAGCCAGCCTAGTTAATTGGGGGatatatcaaaagctatgtatctagaaaagccaaaatgaatagtaatttgggacggagggagtagattttAATTGCCTATCTTGTTTGTACCTACAAGGCTACAACTTATGTTTGGTTGAACCATGCCCCCTTTTCTGAAATAGAAAGAATGTTCAAGTGTACCATTGTTCTCTCCTTGGCTTCAGGTGGCTTTCGTTACCGTCATATATCCATGCCTTATACTACAATATATGGGTCATGCTGCATTTCTATCGAAGAACACCTTTCACATGCCGACAGGTTTTTATGATACTATCCCAGGTTTGCATCTCTTCCCTCTTCACCCCACCCCACCTTCTCTTTTCCTGGGAACAGTGTAATTTAAGTTTGTAATGTCATGCAGAACCTGTATTTTGGCCTGTATTTGTGGTGGCCACACTCGCTGCAGTTGTTGGTAGCCAAGCTGTGATTTCGGCAACGTTCTCCATTGTGAAACAGTGCCATGCTTTGGGATGTTTCCCACGAGTGAAGGTTGTCCACACATCAAGGTGGATCTATGGGCAGATATATATTCCAGAAATAAATTGGATCCTTATGGTGCTTTGTGTAGCTGTCACGGTTTCTTTCCGTGACACTACTCTTATCGGCAATGCTTATGGTAAGCTTTTGGCATCGATTCACAAgcttctttttaatttttttcccaGCATTCTCATATACTGGGAGTCTAAGCAGTGTTGTTTTTCTGTGTTTCCAGGTATTGCATGCATGACTGTTATGCTTGTTACTACATTCTTGATGGCATTGATCGTCATCTTTGTTTGGCAAAGGAACATAATATTTGCCCTAATTTTCCTGGTTTTCTTTGGATCCATTGAAGCTGTATATCTTTCCTCATCTCTCATGAAGGTTCCTCAAGGAGGATGGGTGCCTCTTGTGCTTGCTTTCATATTCATGTCTGTCATGTACATCTGGCACTATGGGTTAAGGAGGAAGTACCAGTTTGACCTACAGAACAAAGTATCAATGAGATCGATCCTGTCTCTGGGTCCAAGCCTTGGCATAGTTCGGGTTCCTGGTATTGGATTGATTTATACAGAGCTGGTGACTGGTGTACCCTCCATCTTCTCACATTTTGTCACTAATCTCCCTGCTTTCCATGAAGTCCTAGTCTTTCTCTGCGTGAAGTCAGTGCCAGTGCCATATGTTTCGCCAGATGAGCGATACCTTGTGGGTAGGATTGGACCTAAAGAATATAGGATGTACCGTTGCATTGTTAGATATGGCTACAAAGATGTGCAGAGAGATGATGACAATTTTGAGAACATGTTAGTTATGGGTATTGCAAAGTTTATTATGATGGAAGCTGAGGATGCTTCTTCTTCGGCAAGTTATGATATCGCTAATGAAGGAAGGATGGCAGTCATAACAACCACTGATGATGCTGGCACTCCATTGACTATGAGAGATTTCAATGGCCTAGCTGACTCCATGACTACGAGGAGCAGCAAATCAGAGAGCCTTCGAAGTTTGCAATCCTCTTACGAGCAAGAATCCCCAAATGtaagccggcgccgccgtgttCGCTTTGAGGTGCCAGAGGATGACGACATGGGCCAGCAAGTGAAAGATGAGCTCATGGCACTTGTGGAAGCAAAACATGCTGGGGTGGCATACATCATGGGGCATTCTTATATCAAAGCTAGGAGGAGCTCAAGTTTCCTGAAGAAGTTTGCTATTGATGTTGGCTACTCTTTCCTCCGGAAGAACTGCAGAGGTCCATCGGTCACACTGCACATTCCGCACATTAGTCTGATAGAAGTGGGCATGATCTACCATGTTTAGCCTTGTGCCCATTGCCAAGTTCCATGTGGATAACCTGGTTGCGACAAAGCATGGTGAGTTTTGTGCTAAATCTAAAATGTTTTGAGTTGTTAGATGCTTCTCATTTGTACGTAGGCGCAAGTGGGTAAGGTATTTCGTGGGAATTTTTGTGCAGGGGCATTTGATAAACTTATATAATCTTCCATCTTAACTCGTTTCGTTTTCTTTTCAGTGCTACCTGCAGCTTTTGATCTGAAGTTCAGGCTTGTGTTTTCTGGGACAGGAGTTGCTGCATCCTCATGTGCTTCTAGTTTCAGCTTGTAGAGATGAAGGCAGACTTTCCTTGTTAATATTATTTCGTCTAAATAAACTATCAGAATGGTGCGAGTTACGCTAAGTTTTCGTTTTGTGTATTTACATGCATGCTCTGTAATTTTTCTTAGAGCTATGTAATGGAAATATGCATTATCTTACGGTCTGCTTTCTCTATCGTAACTGCATTGTCTTGCTAGTTTCGCGGTGGTGGTAATATTTTTTGGTACATTTGAAATTTAACATAAAAGAAACTGTTGACTCAAGAAGCGATTAAAACGAAAGCATTTCATTACGTGCTTTATTGGGAACATCGTTATACAGCTGCGAAGACTTCCAGAGGGTCCAAACGACTTTTCATGCAAGTAAATATGCACACGGGTTTGCGCTTTGCAGCAGGAAGGAAGGCGCCTCAGGCAGCTGAACTTGCAGCGGCCAGTGTCTTGTTCAGCAGCTCGCGGAGCGCCTCCGGAGAGGTCACGGGCGGGCTGCATTTGAAGTCCTGGCACACGTGCGCCACGGCTGGCTTCTCCGGAGGACCGCTCCGTGCCATTTGCGCGATGTTTGCGTTGTTGCAGTCCCAGAATTCCATTTCTTCTGCGTTCCTGGGATCGATTTGGATTACCTGGTCCAACAATAAGGTGCCCAAAGTGAGAATGATATGACTAGCTACCA
This window encodes:
- the LOC101776637 gene encoding probable potassium transporter 2 isoform X1 gives rise to the protein MMEQERSQLSRFESGITHRRQYYMNLLLLAYQSFGVVYGDLSTSPLYVYKSTFSGKLRQYQDEETVFGVLSLIFWTFTLIPLLKYVTIVLSADDNGEGGPFALYSLLCRHAKLSLLPNQQAADEELSSYYRNGFAPRNGSAPWLRRFLEKHKKVRTVLLLVVLCGASMVIGDGVLTPAISVLSSMSGLQVRATGLEHRSVVLLSCIVLVGLFALQHRGTQKVAFMFAPIVIIWLFSIGGIGLYNILHWNPNIYQALSPYYMVKFFRKTGKDGWISLGGILLSMTGSEAMFADLGHFTSASVRVAFVTVIYPCLILQYMGHAAFLSKNTFHMPTGFYDTIPEPVFWPVFVVATLAAVVGSQAVISATFSIVKQCHALGCFPRVKVVHTSRWIYGQIYIPEINWILMVLCVAVTVSFRDTTLIGNAYGIACMTVMLVTTFLMALIVIFVWQRNIIFALIFLVFFGSIEAVYLSSSLMKVPQGGWVPLVLAFIFMSVMYIWHYGLRRKYQFDLQNKVSMRSILSLGPSLGIVRVPGIGLIYTELVTGVPSIFSHFVTNLPAFHEVLVFLCVKSVPVPYVSPDERYLVGRIGPKEYRMYRCIVRYGYKDVQRDDDNFENMLVMGIAKFIMMEAEDASSSASYDIANEGRMAVITTTDDAGTPLTMRDFNGLADSMTTRSSKSESLRSLQSSYEQESPNVSRRRRVRFEVPEDDDMGQQVKDELMALVEAKHAGVAYIMGHSYIKARRSSSFLKKFAIDVGYSFLRKNCRGPSVTLHIPHISLIEVGMIYHV
- the LOC101776637 gene encoding probable potassium transporter 2 isoform X2; protein product: MDAEAGVVGADQLPRRQYYMNLLLLAYQSFGVVYGDLSTSPLYVYKSTFSGKLRQYQDEETVFGVLSLIFWTFTLIPLLKYVTIVLSADDNGEGGPFALYSLLCRHAKLSLLPNQQAADEELSSYYRNGFAPRNGSAPWLRRFLEKHKKVRTVLLLVVLCGASMVIGDGVLTPAISVLSSMSGLQVRATGLEHRSVVLLSCIVLVGLFALQHRGTQKVAFMFAPIVIIWLFSIGGIGLYNILHWNPNIYQALSPYYMVKFFRKTGKDGWISLGGILLSMTGSEAMFADLGHFTSASVRVAFVTVIYPCLILQYMGHAAFLSKNTFHMPTGFYDTIPEPVFWPVFVVATLAAVVGSQAVISATFSIVKQCHALGCFPRVKVVHTSRWIYGQIYIPEINWILMVLCVAVTVSFRDTTLIGNAYGIACMTVMLVTTFLMALIVIFVWQRNIIFALIFLVFFGSIEAVYLSSSLMKVPQGGWVPLVLAFIFMSVMYIWHYGLRRKYQFDLQNKVSMRSILSLGPSLGIVRVPGIGLIYTELVTGVPSIFSHFVTNLPAFHEVLVFLCVKSVPVPYVSPDERYLVGRIGPKEYRMYRCIVRYGYKDVQRDDDNFENMLVMGIAKFIMMEAEDASSSASYDIANEGRMAVITTTDDAGTPLTMRDFNGLADSMTTRSSKSESLRSLQSSYEQESPNVSRRRRVRFEVPEDDDMGQQVKDELMALVEAKHAGVAYIMGHSYIKARRSSSFLKKFAIDVGYSFLRKNCRGPSVTLHIPHISLIEVGMIYHV